GGGCTGAACAGGAGGTGAACGGGGAACCTTCGGGACAGTCCCTCCTGCTCAGCCGTTCCTGCCCCCTCGCGTATACTCCTCTCTACTGTGACTGGCTCCATCGTGATTTCCGAGGCGGCGCTCGCCTCCTTGATCGGGCTGACCGCGCACGAGATTCCGGGCGTGGTCGGCATGGCCCCGGCCAACCTGAAAGAAGGTCTTTCCCGCGTGCTGGGCCGCGCCAACGCCCGCGAAGGCGTGGTCGTGGGCCGCGAGGGCGGCGAGTACACCGCTGACCTGTACGTGGTCGTGGCCTACGGCGTGAGCATCCCGACCGTCGCCCGCAACATCAAGGACCGGGTGGAACATATCGTGAAGACCCAGGCCGGGATCGAACTCAAGGCCACCCGCGTGCATGCGGTGGGGGTGCAGCGTGCCTGACCACGCGACGGCCCTGAAACCCGCCGACCTCGCGCGGATGCTGCGCGTGGCGACCGACTGGCTGGGCGTGTACCGCGAGCAGGTGAATGCGCTG
The window above is part of the Deinococcus metallilatus genome. Proteins encoded here:
- a CDS encoding Asp23/Gls24 family envelope stress response protein, yielding MTGSIVISEAALASLIGLTAHEIPGVVGMAPANLKEGLSRVLGRANAREGVVVGREGGEYTADLYVVVAYGVSIPTVARNIKDRVEHIVKTQAGIELKATRVHAVGVQRA